A section of the Rhodobacteraceae bacterium M382 genome encodes:
- the rplB gene encoding 50S ribosomal protein L2, producing the protein MALKSYKPTTPGQRGLVLIDRSELWKGRPVKSLTEGLTKSGGRNNTGRITSRRRGGGAKRLYRIVDFKRNKFDVAATVERIEYDPNRTAFIALVKYTDGEQAYILAPQRLAVGDKVVASAKADIKPGNAMPFSGMPIGTIVHNIEMKPGKGGQIARAAGTYAQFVGRDGGYAQIRLSSGELRLVRQECMATVGAVSNPDNSNQNYGKAGRMRHKGVRPSVRGVVMNPIDHPHGGGEGRTSGGRHPVTPWGKPTKGARTRNKNKASSKLIIRSRHAKKKGR; encoded by the coding sequence ATGGCACTTAAGTCGTATAAGCCGACGACGCCGGGCCAGCGCGGGCTGGTGCTGATCGACCGTTCGGAGCTCTGGAAAGGACGCCCCGTCAAATCCCTCACCGAGGGTCTGACGAAATCGGGTGGCCGGAACAACACCGGACGGATTACATCGCGTCGCCGCGGTGGTGGGGCGAAACGCCTTTACCGTATCGTTGACTTCAAACGGAACAAATTTGATGTTGCGGCAACCGTTGAACGGATCGAATATGACCCGAACCGGACCGCCTTCATCGCATTGGTCAAATACACCGACGGGGAACAGGCCTATATCCTGGCTCCGCAGCGTTTGGCAGTTGGTGACAAAGTCGTGGCATCCGCCAAGGCCGACATCAAGCCTGGTAACGCAATGCCATTCTCGGGCATGCCGATCGGTACCATCGTTCACAACATCGAAATGAAGCCCGGCAAAGGCGGCCAGATCGCCCGTGCAGCCGGTACATATGCTCAGTTCGTTGGTCGTGACGGCGGTTACGCCCAGATCCGCCTGAGCTCGGGTGAACTGCGCTTGGTCCGTCAGGAATGCATGGCCACCGTTGGTGCCGTGTCCAACCCCGACAACTCCAACCAGAACTACGGTAAAGCCGGTCGTATGCGCCACAAAGGTGTGCGTCCGTCGGTTCGTGGTGTGGTCATGAACCCGATCGATCACCCCCACGGTGGTGGTGAAGGCCGGACTTCGGGTGGTCGTCACCCGGTGACCCCATGGGGTAAGCCGACCAAGGGTGCACGCACCCGCAACAAGAACAAAGCGTCCAGCAAGCTGATCATCCGCTCGCGGCACGCCAAGAAGAAGGGGCGTTAA
- the tuf gene encoding elongation factor Tu, whose amino-acid sequence MAKEKFERNKPHVNIGTIGHVDHGKTTLTAAITKYFGDFKAYDQIDGAPEEKARGITISTAHVEYETETRHYAHVDCPGHADYVKNMITGAAQMDGAILVVNAADGPMPQTREHILLGRQVGIPHMVVYMNKVDQVDDEELLELVEMEIRELLSSYDYPGDDIPVIPGSALAAMEGNNPEIGEESIKKLMAAVDEYIPTPARAVDQPFLMPVEDVFSISGRGTVVTGRVERGVINVGDSIEIVGIRDTKTTTCTGVEMFRKLLDRGEAGDNIGALLRGIDRDGVERGQVLCAPKSVQPHTKFEAEAYILTKEEGGRHTPFFANYRPQFYFRTTDVTGTVTLPEGTEMVMPGDNLKFDVELIAPIAMENGLRFAIREGGRTVGAGVVSKITE is encoded by the coding sequence ATGGCAAAGGAAAAGTTTGAGCGTAACAAGCCGCACGTCAACATCGGCACCATTGGCCACGTTGACCACGGCAAGACCACGCTGACCGCAGCGATCACCAAATACTTTGGTGACTTCAAAGCCTACGACCAGATCGATGGCGCACCGGAAGAAAAAGCGCGCGGGATCACCATCTCGACCGCGCACGTGGAATATGAGACTGAAACACGTCACTATGCCCACGTTGACTGCCCCGGCCACGCCGACTACGTCAAGAACATGATCACCGGTGCTGCCCAGATGGACGGCGCGATCCTGGTTGTGAACGCAGCTGACGGCCCGATGCCCCAGACCCGCGAACACATCCTGCTGGGCCGCCAGGTTGGCATCCCGCACATGGTCGTCTACATGAACAAAGTTGACCAGGTTGACGACGAAGAGCTGCTGGAACTGGTGGAAATGGAAATCCGCGAGCTGCTGTCTTCGTATGACTACCCCGGCGATGACATCCCCGTCATCCCTGGTTCGGCTCTGGCCGCGATGGAAGGCAACAACCCTGAAATCGGCGAAGAATCCATCAAGAAGCTGATGGCTGCTGTCGACGAATACATCCCGACTCCGGCGCGTGCTGTTGACCAGCCGTTCCTGATGCCGGTCGAAGACGTGTTCTCGATCTCGGGTCGTGGTACTGTTGTGACCGGTCGTGTGGAACGTGGCGTGATCAATGTTGGCGACAGCATCGAAATCGTTGGTATCCGCGACACTAAAACCACCACCTGTACCGGTGTTGAAATGTTCCGCAAGCTGCTGGATCGCGGTGAAGCCGGCGACAACATCGGCGCCCTGCTGCGCGGTATCGACCGTGACGGTGTTGAGCGTGGCCAGGTTCTGTGTGCTCCGAAATCGGTTCAGCCGCACACCAAATTCGAAGCCGAAGCCTATATCCTGACCAAGGAAGAAGGCGGTCGTCACACCCCGTTCTTTGCGAACTACCGTCCGCAGTTCTACTTCCGGACCACCGACGTGACCGGGACCGTGACCCTGCCCGAAGGCACCGAAATGGTTATGCCTGGCGACAACCTGAAGTTCGACGTTGAACTGATCGCCCCGATCGCGATGGAAAACGGTCTGCGTTTCGCCATCCGCGAAGGCGGCCGCACCGTTGGTGCTGGCGTCGTGTCCAAAATCACTGAGTAA
- the rplD gene encoding 50S ribosomal protein L4, which yields MKLDVINLDGSKAGDIELNADLFGLEPRADILHRVVRWQRNNAQAGTHKVKTRSEVKYSTKKIYRQKGTGGARHGARSAPIFRGGGVYKGPVVRSHGHELTKKFRKLGLRHALSAKMAAGELVVIENAAAEGKTAALAKQVANLGWKRALVIDGAAVNEGFLNASRNIEGLDILPTMGANVYDILKRDTLVITKAGIEALEARLK from the coding sequence ATGAAACTTGATGTGATCAATCTGGACGGCTCCAAAGCCGGCGACATCGAGCTGAACGCAGACCTGTTTGGTCTGGAGCCACGTGCGGACATCCTGCACCGTGTGGTCCGTTGGCAGCGTAACAACGCACAGGCCGGTACCCACAAGGTCAAGACCCGTTCGGAAGTCAAATACTCGACCAAGAAGATCTATCGCCAAAAAGGTACCGGTGGCGCACGCCACGGCGCCCGTTCGGCACCGATCTTCCGTGGTGGTGGTGTTTACAAAGGCCCCGTTGTGCGGTCGCACGGTCACGAGCTGACCAAAAAGTTCCGCAAGCTGGGTCTGCGCCATGCTCTGTCTGCCAAAATGGCAGCTGGTGAGCTGGTTGTGATCGAAAACGCTGCCGCAGAAGGCAAGACTGCCGCTCTGGCCAAACAGGTTGCAAACCTGGGCTGGAAACGCGCTCTGGTCATCGACGGTGCCGCGGTCAACGAAGGCTTCCTGAACGCATCGCGCAACATCGAAGGTCTGGATATCCTGCCGACGATGGGTGCAAATGTTTATGACATCCTCAAGCGTGACACCCTGGTGATCACCAAAGCGGGGATCGAAGCACTGGAGGCTCGTCTGAAATGA
- the rpsJ gene encoding 30S ribosomal protein S10, producing the protein MQSQNIRIRLKAFDYRVLDASTQEIVNTAKRTGATVRGPIPLPNKIEKFTVLRGPHVDKKSRDQFEIRTHKRLLDIVDPTPQTVDALMKLDLAAGVDVEIKLQS; encoded by the coding sequence ATGCAAAGCCAAAATATCCGTATTCGGCTCAAGGCATTTGACTATCGTGTACTGGATGCCAGCACACAAGAGATCGTCAACACTGCCAAGCGGACCGGTGCCACTGTACGCGGCCCCATCCCGCTGCCGAACAAGATCGAGAAATTCACTGTTCTGCGTGGTCCCCACGTTGACAAGAAATCCCGCGATCAGTTCGAAATCCGGACGCACAAGCGTCTGCTCGACATCGTTGATCCGACCCCCCAGACCGTGGACGCGCTGATGAAGCTCGACCTGGCCGCTGGTGTGGACGTCGAAATCAAGCTGCAATCGTAA
- a CDS encoding putative rhamnosyl transferase, which translates to MQVIGLCRFSYPAIGGFQVEHDAIQDRIRYLYGAQRIEERFRLFETFALPCLKEQTDPDFTMVLVIGDQMPREHVQRLMDLTSGMKQIRIEAHPPRNHREIMKEILNRARINPSDPCLQFRFDDDDAISVDFVERLRQTAVACQGLLDQNRTVAIDFNKGFVAEVQGHSLVATQILRPYYTAALGMYAAGGCARTIMNFAHQKIHHHMPTITMADAPMWVRTHNGYNDSRQGKVKHFDMTPLTREQESEFQARFALDVDLIRQTFSSDREG; encoded by the coding sequence ATGCAAGTCATCGGATTATGCCGGTTTTCCTATCCCGCCATTGGCGGTTTTCAGGTTGAACATGATGCGATCCAGGATCGAATTCGTTACCTTTACGGTGCCCAAAGGATCGAAGAGCGGTTTCGCTTGTTCGAAACCTTTGCCCTGCCCTGTCTAAAGGAACAAACCGATCCTGATTTCACAATGGTACTGGTCATCGGGGACCAGATGCCACGGGAACATGTGCAGCGATTGATGGACCTGACATCCGGGATGAAACAGATACGCATCGAGGCGCATCCACCCCGCAATCATCGCGAAATCATGAAAGAGATCCTAAATCGCGCACGAATAAACCCGTCTGATCCCTGCCTGCAGTTCCGCTTTGACGATGACGACGCAATCTCAGTCGATTTTGTGGAACGGCTTCGCCAGACTGCGGTCGCCTGCCAGGGGTTGCTGGACCAGAACCGCACCGTTGCCATCGACTTCAACAAAGGATTCGTTGCCGAAGTTCAGGGGCACTCTCTTGTCGCGACACAAATTCTGCGCCCCTATTACACTGCGGCTCTGGGCATGTATGCCGCCGGCGGATGCGCGCGGACCATCATGAATTTTGCGCATCAAAAGATTCACCATCACATGCCCACCATAACCATGGCAGATGCGCCCATGTGGGTTCGCACGCACAATGGCTATAACGACTCGCGCCAAGGCAAGGTCAAGCATTTCGACATGACCCCACTCACGCGCGAACAGGAATCAGAATTCCAGGCTCGATTTGCCCTGGACGTCGATCTGATCCGGCAAACTTTTTCTTCTGACAGAGAAGGCTGA
- the rpsL gene encoding 30S ribosomal protein S12, which yields MPTIQQLIRKPRQPKVKRSKSMHLQECPQKRGVCTRVYTTTPKKPNSAMRKVAKVRLTNGFEVISYIPGESHNLQEHSVVLIRGGRVKDLPGVRYHILRGVLDTQGVKDRKQRRSKYGAKRPK from the coding sequence ATGCCAACGATCCAACAGCTGATCCGCAAACCGCGGCAGCCGAAAGTGAAACGCTCGAAGTCCATGCACCTGCAGGAATGCCCGCAAAAGCGCGGCGTTTGCACACGCGTGTACACCACCACACCTAAGAAACCGAACTCCGCTATGCGGAAAGTGGCCAAGGTTCGCCTGACCAACGGTTTCGAAGTGATTTCCTATATCCCGGGTGAAAGCCACAACCTTCAGGAGCACTCTGTGGTTCTGATCCGCGGTGGTCGAGTAAAAGACCTTCCGGGTGTCCGTTACCACATCCTGCGTGGTGTTCTGGATACCCAGGGCGTCAAAGACCGTAAGCAACGTCGTTCGAAGTACGGCGCCAAGCGTCCCAAGTAA
- the rpsG gene encoding 30S ribosomal protein S7: protein MSRRHAAEKREILPDAKYGDRVLSKFMNNLMIDGKKSVAESIVYNALDRVENKIKRAPVEVFHEALDNIKPSVEVRSRRVGGATYQVPVEVRPERREALAIRWLITASRKRNENTMEERLAGELLDAVQSRGTAVKKREDTHKMAEANKAFSHYRW, encoded by the coding sequence ATGTCACGTCGTCACGCCGCCGAAAAACGCGAAATTCTGCCCGACGCCAAATATGGCGATCGCGTTCTGTCTAAATTCATGAACAACCTGATGATCGATGGTAAGAAATCGGTCGCAGAAAGCATCGTTTACAACGCTCTTGATCGCGTTGAAAACAAGATCAAACGCGCCCCCGTCGAAGTCTTCCACGAAGCGCTGGACAACATCAAACCTTCGGTCGAAGTTCGTTCGCGCCGTGTGGGTGGTGCAACCTATCAGGTTCCGGTCGAAGTGCGCCCCGAGCGTCGCGAAGCCCTGGCCATCCGCTGGTTGATCACCGCATCGCGCAAGCGCAACGAAAACACCATGGAAGAGCGCCTTGCCGGCGAGCTGCTGGACGCTGTTCAGTCCCGTGGGACCGCTGTGAAGAAACGCGAAGACACCCACAAGATGGCCGAGGCAAACAAAGCCTTTAGCCATTATCGTTGGTAA
- the fusA gene encoding elongation factor G: MARDYTLEHYRNFGIMAHIDAGKTTCSERILYYTGKSHNIGEVHDGAATMDWMEQEQERGITITSAATTTFWERTEDGQTADTPKHRLNIIDTPGHVDFTIEVERSLAVLDGAVCVLDANAGVEPQTETVWRQADRYKVPRMVFVNKMDKIGADFFNCVNMIEDRTGAVAIPVGVPIGAETELEGLVDLVTMEEWLWQGEDLGASWIKAPIRESLQDMATEWRGKMVEAAVEMDDDAMMAYLEGEEPDVPTLRKLLRKGTLEMAFVPVLGGSAFKNKGVQPLLNAVIDYLPSPLDVVDYMGFKPGDEDEVRDIPRRADDEMAFSGLAFKIMNDPFVGSLTFTRIYSGTLSKGDTLLNSTKGRKERIGRMMMMHSNNREEITEAFAGDIIALAGLKDTTTGDTLCAVNDPVVLETMTFPDPVIEIAVEPKTKADQEKMSQGLQRLAAEDPSFRVETDIESGQTIMKGMGELHLDILVDRLKREFKVEANIGAPQVAYRETIGHEVEHTYTHKKQSGGSGQYAEVKMIISPTEPGEGYSFESRIVGGAVPKEYIPGVEKGINSVMDSGPLAGFPVIDFKVALIDGKFHDVDSSVLAFEIAARMGMREGMRKAGAKLLEPIMKVEVITPEEYTGGIIGDLTSRRGQVTGQEPRGNAIAIDSFVPLANMFGYINTLRSMSSGRAQFSMQFDHYDPVPQNISEEIQSKYA; encoded by the coding sequence ATGGCACGCGACTATACACTCGAACATTACCGTAACTTCGGTATCATGGCGCACATCGATGCAGGTAAAACCACCTGCTCGGAACGCATCCTGTATTACACCGGCAAATCCCACAACATTGGTGAGGTGCACGACGGTGCGGCCACCATGGACTGGATGGAGCAGGAACAGGAACGCGGCATCACCATCACATCGGCTGCGACCACCACTTTTTGGGAACGCACCGAAGACGGTCAGACCGCCGACACGCCCAAACACCGTCTGAACATCATCGACACCCCCGGCCACGTTGACTTCACCATCGAAGTCGAACGTTCGCTGGCGGTTCTCGACGGTGCAGTCTGTGTTCTGGACGCCAATGCTGGTGTTGAACCCCAGACCGAAACCGTGTGGCGTCAGGCTGACCGCTACAAGGTTCCGCGTATGGTGTTCGTCAACAAGATGGACAAGATCGGCGCCGACTTCTTTAACTGTGTCAACATGATCGAAGACCGGACCGGCGCTGTTGCGATCCCGGTTGGTGTTCCGATTGGCGCAGAAACCGAGCTGGAGGGCCTGGTTGATCTGGTCACCATGGAAGAATGGCTGTGGCAGGGCGAAGACCTTGGCGCGTCGTGGATCAAAGCACCGATCCGCGAAAGCCTGCAGGACATGGCAACCGAATGGCGCGGAAAAATGGTCGAAGCGGCCGTCGAAATGGACGACGACGCGATGATGGCCTACCTGGAAGGTGAAGAGCCCGACGTCCCAACTTTGCGCAAACTGCTGCGCAAAGGGACGCTGGAAATGGCTTTTGTTCCGGTTCTGGGCGGTTCTGCGTTCAAAAACAAAGGCGTTCAGCCCCTGCTCAACGCTGTGATCGACTATCTGCCCAGCCCGCTGGACGTTGTCGATTACATGGGTTTCAAACCTGGCGATGAAGACGAAGTTCGTGACATTCCGCGCCGTGCGGATGACGAGATGGCGTTCTCGGGCCTGGCGTTCAAAATCATGAACGACCCCTTTGTTGGTTCGCTGACCTTTACCCGCATCTATTCGGGTACTCTGTCCAAGGGCGACACGCTGCTCAATTCGACCAAAGGTCGTAAAGAGCGTATCGGTCGTATGATGATGATGCATTCGAACAACCGTGAGGAAATCACGGAAGCGTTCGCGGGCGACATCATTGCGCTGGCAGGTCTGAAAGACACCACAACCGGTGACACGCTCTGCGCCGTCAACGATCCTGTGGTTCTGGAAACCATGACCTTCCCTGATCCGGTGATCGAGATCGCGGTTGAGCCCAAGACCAAAGCCGACCAGGAGAAAATGTCTCAGGGTCTGCAGCGTCTGGCTGCCGAGGATCCCTCCTTCCGTGTTGAAACCGACATTGAGTCGGGTCAGACCATCATGAAGGGCATGGGCGAACTTCACCTGGACATCCTGGTTGATCGCCTGAAGCGTGAATTCAAGGTCGAAGCCAACATCGGTGCCCCTCAGGTTGCTTATCGCGAGACCATTGGTCACGAGGTCGAGCACACCTACACCCACAAGAAACAGTCGGGTGGTTCGGGTCAGTACGCCGAGGTGAAGATGATCATCTCGCCGACTGAACCTGGCGAAGGGTATTCGTTTGAATCCCGCATCGTTGGTGGTGCTGTGCCCAAGGAATACATCCCGGGCGTTGAAAAAGGCATCAACTCGGTCATGGACAGCGGCCCTCTGGCCGGCTTCCCCGTGATCGACTTCAAGGTTGCTCTGATCGACGGTAAGTTCCACGATGTGGACTCGAGCGTTCTGGCCTTTGAAATTGCCGCCCGTATGGGCATGCGTGAAGGCATGCGCAAAGCCGGTGCGAAACTGCTGGAACCGATCATGAAGGTCGAAGTGATCACACCGGAAGAATACACCGGCGGGATCATCGGCGACCTGACTTCGCGTCGGGGACAGGTGACAGGTCAGGAGCCACGCGGCAACGCGATTGCGATCGACAGCTTTGTGCCTCTGGCCAACATGTTCGGCTACATCAACACACTGCGTTCGATGAGCTCGGGCCGTGCCCAGTTCAGCATGCAGTTTGATCACTACGATCCGGTACCGCAGAACATCTCGGAAGAGATCCAGTCGAAGTACGCATAA
- a CDS encoding 50S ribosomal protein L23, whose product MSAKAEHYDVIRKPIITEKSTMASENGAVVFEVAIDSNKPQIKEAVESLFGVKVKAVNTTITKGKVKRFRGQLGRRKDVKKAYVTLEEGNTIDVSTGL is encoded by the coding sequence ATGAGCGCGAAGGCAGAACATTACGACGTGATCCGCAAGCCGATCATCACCGAGAAATCGACCATGGCGTCGGAAAACGGTGCGGTTGTGTTTGAAGTGGCCATCGACAGCAACAAACCCCAGATCAAAGAAGCTGTTGAAAGCCTCTTTGGTGTGAAGGTCAAAGCCGTCAACACCACGATCACCAAAGGCAAGGTCAAGCGGTTCCGCGGCCAGCTGGGTCGTCGCAAAGACGTCAAGAAAGCCTATGTAACCCTGGAAGAGGGCAACACCATCGACGTGTCCACCGGACTCTGA
- the rplC gene encoding 50S ribosomal protein L3 yields the protein MRSGIIAKKVGMTRLFKEDGKQIPVTVLHLDGLQVVAQRTEDKDGYTAVQLGAGSAKAKRTSQAMRGHFAAANVAPKRKLVEFRVSEDALIEVGAEISAEHFLEGQKVDVSGTSIGKGFAGAMKRWNFGGLRASHGVSISHRSHGSTGQCQDPGKVFKGKKMAGHMGAARVTTQNLEVVKTDADRGLVFIKGAVPGSKGGWVTVKDAVKKKAPEGLPFPAGLKAAASEAPAEEAPAEGGEA from the coding sequence ATGCGCTCTGGTATTATCGCAAAGAAAGTCGGCATGACCCGGCTGTTCAAAGAAGACGGCAAGCAGATTCCTGTGACTGTTCTTCATCTGGATGGTTTGCAGGTCGTTGCTCAGCGTACCGAAGACAAAGACGGCTATACAGCTGTTCAGCTCGGCGCTGGCTCTGCCAAAGCAAAACGCACCAGCCAAGCCATGCGTGGTCACTTCGCAGCTGCGAATGTTGCCCCCAAACGCAAACTGGTCGAATTCCGCGTTTCCGAAGATGCCCTGATCGAAGTGGGTGCCGAAATCTCGGCCGAACACTTCCTCGAAGGTCAGAAGGTTGACGTTTCGGGTACTTCGATCGGTAAAGGTTTTGCTGGCGCAATGAAGCGCTGGAACTTTGGTGGTCTGCGCGCCTCGCACGGTGTGTCGATCTCGCACCGTTCGCATGGTTCGACTGGTCAGTGTCAGGACCCCGGCAAGGTGTTCAAAGGCAAGAAAATGGCCGGCCACATGGGTGCTGCCCGCGTGACCACTCAGAACCTGGAAGTCGTCAAAACCGACGCCGACCGTGGTCTGGTGTTCATCAAAGGTGCCGTACCTGGTTCCAAAGGTGGCTGGGTTACCGTGAAGGATGCCGTGAAGAAGAAAGCGCCCGAAGGTCTGCCGTTCCCGGCTGGTCTGAAAGCTGCTGCATCTGAGGCCCCGGCCGAAGAAGCCCCTGCGGAAGGTGGTGAAGCATGA
- a CDS encoding putative rhamnosyl transferase yields MQILGLCRFSYLGRGGFKVDHKTLEERHSFLYDPQRMDERLRLFEAITLPSIIGQTDPDFTLIVVTGETMPAPYVERLNALVQGIPQIRICPYPPGRHRNVMARAFHEATDNTDIEPCLQFRLDDDDAMGCRFVERFRETAWDLQSLWSKHDRIAVDFNTGYVFRADINGVSIWPYKYQYSAIALGMIVQPGCTDTIMSHGHHKLWTTMPTMTLTDEDMMMRGHNDFNDSRLKTGGNTFDYQPLTADQELYFKNTFNIDNANVREIFSRPPPEPLAI; encoded by the coding sequence ATGCAAATTCTGGGACTCTGCCGGTTTTCCTACCTCGGGCGCGGTGGGTTCAAGGTTGACCACAAGACATTGGAAGAGCGGCACAGCTTCCTATACGATCCACAGCGGATGGACGAACGCCTGCGGCTGTTCGAGGCCATCACCTTGCCCTCCATCATAGGGCAAACGGACCCGGATTTCACCCTGATCGTTGTGACCGGCGAGACAATGCCAGCCCCTTATGTTGAACGATTGAACGCCCTGGTTCAGGGTATTCCACAAATCCGGATCTGCCCTTACCCACCTGGCCGCCATCGCAACGTCATGGCACGTGCCTTTCACGAGGCGACCGATAACACAGATATTGAACCCTGCCTGCAATTCCGCCTGGACGATGACGACGCCATGGGATGCCGGTTTGTCGAACGGTTCCGTGAAACCGCCTGGGACCTCCAGAGCCTGTGGTCAAAACATGATCGGATCGCAGTAGACTTCAACACAGGTTATGTGTTTCGCGCCGACATCAACGGTGTCTCGATCTGGCCTTACAAATACCAATACAGCGCCATCGCGCTTGGCATGATCGTTCAACCCGGTTGCACCGACACAATCATGAGCCACGGCCACCACAAACTGTGGACGACGATGCCGACCATGACCTTGACCGACGAAGACATGATGATGCGCGGGCACAACGACTTCAATGATTCACGGCTGAAAACCGGGGGAAACACGTTCGACTACCAGCCCCTGACGGCGGACCAGGAACTGTACTTCAAGAACACCTTCAATATCGACAATGCCAACGTACGCGAGATCTTTTCACGCCCCCCGCCTGAGCCGCTCGCGATATAG